The Desulfitobacterium chlororespirans DSM 11544 genome contains a region encoding:
- a CDS encoding sensor histidine kinase produces the protein MGLFFSYLKWQRKAIGAFLAFCLIFAGVFALYELPVEAVGYGAVLCVFLGVILVVLDYRAFFERHKRLEALRREITVTAAGLPQPWGPLEEDYQAVIRVLYEDKLQLTDQMRQRYTDLVEYYTVWAHQIKTPIAAMGLLLQGEVEDTPHNRELREELQRIEHYVEMVLCYLRLEAPATDYLIREYDLDGIVKQAVRKYASQFIRRKIRLEYEPLNCRVLTDEKWLLFVIEQILSNALKYTRSGTIAIVLAGPKILCIRDTGMGIAPEDLPRIFEKGYTGFNGRTDKKASGIGLYLCRRICRNLGHEITAGSAAGRGTEIRLDLQSAELAIE, from the coding sequence ATGGGCTTGTTTTTTTCTTACCTGAAATGGCAGCGCAAGGCAATAGGGGCGTTTCTGGCCTTCTGCCTCATCTTCGCCGGGGTGTTTGCCCTTTATGAGTTGCCGGTGGAGGCAGTGGGTTACGGGGCGGTGCTCTGTGTTTTTCTGGGCGTGATCCTGGTGGTTCTGGATTACAGGGCTTTTTTTGAAAGGCATAAACGGCTGGAGGCCCTGCGCCGGGAAATCACGGTGACCGCTGCCGGCCTTCCCCAGCCTTGGGGACCTCTGGAAGAAGATTATCAGGCTGTCATCCGGGTTCTTTATGAAGATAAGCTGCAGCTGACCGACCAAATGCGGCAGCGGTATACAGATCTTGTAGAATACTATACGGTGTGGGCCCATCAGATCAAGACGCCTATCGCCGCCATGGGGCTTCTTCTGCAAGGGGAAGTAGAGGACACTCCTCACAACCGGGAGCTGAGGGAGGAGCTTCAGCGCATTGAACACTATGTGGAAATGGTCCTCTGTTATCTGCGGCTGGAGGCCCCCGCCACGGATTATCTGATCCGGGAGTATGATTTGGACGGCATCGTCAAACAGGCGGTGCGCAAATATGCGTCTCAGTTTATCCGCCGCAAGATCCGGCTGGAGTATGAACCCCTGAACTGCCGGGTTTTGACCGATGAAAAATGGCTCCTGTTCGTCATCGAGCAGATCCTGTCCAACGCTCTTAAATACACCCGGTCCGGGACCATCGCCATTGTTTTGGCAGGGCCGAAAATCCTGTGCATCCGGGATACCGGCATGGGTATCGCCCCGGAAGACCTGCCCCGCATTTTTGAAAAGGGCTATACCGGCTTTAACGGGCGCACAGACAAGAAAGCCAGCGGCATAGGGCTCTATCTCTGCCGCCGTATCTGCCGCAATCTGGGCCATGAGATCACCGCCGGTTCTGCTGCCGGCAGGGGCACGGAGATCCGGCTCGATCTGCAAAGCGCTGAATTGGCAATAGAATAA
- a CDS encoding response regulator transcription factor yields the protein MYKILIVEDDATIAEAIRKHIQSWGLEARCVEDFRNVLAEFAALDPQLVLLDIALPFYNGYHWCGEIRKVSQVPIMFISSAGDNMNIVMAMNMGGDDFIAKPFDLNVLTAKIQAILRRTYHFAGQVKILEHRGALLNTADASLTYQGQHIELTKNDYRILQALMENKGRVVSRDTLMQRLWETDSFVDENTLTVNMTRLRKKLEAAGLKDFILTRKGLGYLVE from the coding sequence TTGTATAAAATTCTGATTGTCGAAGACGATGCCACCATTGCGGAGGCCATCCGCAAGCATATCCAGTCCTGGGGTCTGGAAGCCCGCTGTGTGGAGGATTTCCGGAATGTCCTGGCTGAGTTCGCTGCACTGGACCCCCAGCTGGTGCTGCTGGACATTGCCCTGCCTTTTTATAACGGTTACCACTGGTGCGGGGAGATCCGCAAAGTGTCTCAGGTCCCCATTATGTTCATTTCCTCCGCAGGGGACAACATGAATATCGTCATGGCCATGAACATGGGGGGAGACGACTTTATCGCCAAGCCCTTTGACCTGAATGTGCTCACGGCCAAAATCCAGGCCATTCTGCGCCGGACCTATCACTTCGCCGGACAGGTCAAGATCCTGGAACATCGCGGAGCTTTGCTGAATACCGCCGACGCCAGCCTGACCTATCAGGGACAGCATATCGAACTGACGAAAAACGATTACCGTATCCTCCAGGCCCTGATGGAGAACAAGGGCAGGGTGGTCAGCCGGGATACCCTGATGCAGCGGCTGTGGGAAACGGACAGTTTTGTGGACGAAAATACCCTGACCGTCAACATGACCCGCCTGCGCAAAAAGCTGGAGGCCGCAGGGTTGAAGGATTTTATCCTCACCAGGAAAGGGTTGGGCTATCTGGTGGAATGA
- a CDS encoding flavodoxin yields the protein MSKLLIVYYSYSGATKSLAEDIAIITDGDIRELIPERSYSFTYNGATKEARSEMERGYCPKLLSGNEPIDDYDYIFIGTPNWFKSFAPPILSFLRSVDLKGKTVIPFCTHGGGGFGQIEINIAQECPDAKLLPGLAVTSDVEEQQVQDWLDAIKILE from the coding sequence ATGAGTAAACTATTGATTGTATACTACTCTTATTCGGGTGCCACAAAGAGTTTAGCAGAAGATATAGCTATTATTACCGATGGAGATATCAGGGAGTTGATCCCGGAAAGATCGTATTCATTTACTTACAATGGCGCAACTAAAGAAGCAAGAAGTGAAATGGAAAGGGGATACTGTCCCAAGCTATTGTCTGGAAATGAGCCCATCGATGATTATGACTATATTTTTATCGGAACCCCCAATTGGTTCAAGTCTTTTGCACCGCCGATCCTGAGTTTCTTGCGCAGCGTTGATTTGAAAGGGAAAACGGTTATTCCCTTTTGCACCCATGGCGGCGGAGGATTTGGACAAATAGAGATCAATATAGCTCAGGAATGCCCTGATGCGAAGTTGTTGCCGGGATTGGCTGTGACAAGCGATGTTGAGGAGCAGCAGGTACAGGATTGGCTTGATGCAATTAAGATTTTAGAGTAG
- a CDS encoding winged helix-turn-helix transcriptional regulator, producing MKYEPKIEKEIMCPIEYGLDVFGGKWKARILCVLSTNTVIRYNAIRKELGNITDAVLAAMLKELIADELIERTQYNEIPPKVEYALTDKGRSVLPILQNICQWSRQQTKDELEKKLPPCKTCDQLKK from the coding sequence ATGAAATATGAACCTAAAATCGAAAAAGAAATCATGTGTCCCATCGAATACGGCCTTGATGTCTTCGGCGGGAAGTGGAAAGCGAGAATTTTATGTGTACTTTCTACAAACACAGTGATTCGCTATAATGCCATCAGAAAAGAACTGGGCAATATTACCGATGCGGTCCTTGCCGCTATGCTTAAAGAGCTTATTGCCGATGAATTAATTGAACGGACACAATATAACGAAATTCCTCCCAAAGTAGAGTATGCACTGACAGACAAGGGGCGCTCAGTGTTGCCGATTCTTCAGAACATCTGCCAATGGTCACGACAGCAGACCAAAGATGAATTGGAGAAAAAACTTCCCCCCTGTAAAACTTGCGACCAGCTTAAAAAATAG
- a CDS encoding GyrI-like domain-containing protein has protein sequence MDYRLETIDWSLRFAVKRETVKTADAFKTVPQLWAKAHSNGFLQQLIDMSWENPKCQLEGVLGIFGKEASLKDETFDLLMGCRYDGEIPYNMEELILPPCVYAVFANDLVNAWQRLSTEWLPASGYELASQPCIENYLAPGAAVERELWVPVLAR, from the coding sequence ATGGATTATCGCCTTGAAACCATTGATTGGAGCCTTCGTTTTGCCGTCAAAAGGGAAACCGTTAAAACTGCCGATGCCTTTAAAACTGTTCCACAGTTATGGGCAAAGGCACACTCCAATGGATTTCTCCAGCAATTGATTGATATGTCCTGGGAAAACCCCAAGTGCCAGCTTGAAGGAGTGCTTGGTATTTTTGGTAAAGAAGCGTCGCTTAAGGATGAAACCTTTGATTTACTGATGGGGTGCAGATACGATGGTGAAATCCCATACAACATGGAAGAACTGATTCTTCCTCCCTGTGTATATGCCGTTTTTGCCAATGATCTTGTCAATGCCTGGCAACGCTTATCTACAGAATGGCTTCCTGCCTCCGGCTATGAGCTGGCAAGTCAGCCATGTATAGAAAATTATTTAGCTCCTGGAGCCGCAGTTGAGCGGGAACTATGGGTACCTGTCCTGGCCAGGTAG
- a CDS encoding methyl-accepting chemotaxis protein, producing MLKSLATKFVFLISILLIIVCGSLGFVSNHFSSQAVLKEVNQSLEIVSRETALELKNDLERQLGLLELLANLEAIKDPEVPAEEKVRVLKSEIQRAGYIDLGIADLAGNLINGQGVAGVNIADQDYFKEAIAGKAVASDPKTSKVDDSVITAYAVPVKHDSQIIGALIATRDGYELSRFTQSIELGGSRAIFVINGQGTAIANADLEKVKTMDNIFKNAEKNPGLADFAALQKKMVAGEGGVGSYTYGGIKKYTGYAPVEGTTWSLAVTAPQKEVMAGVDNLRKILIICSFAFFLIGIVAAYGFTRTIVGPLNQLVVKIQEVAKGNLAVKDVEVKSRDEVGLVGDALNTMLGSLRDLVNTAGDLAEQVAASSQELTTGAEQQAKAASEVANTITNLALGAENQEKSVDEITASVEESSATIEQLAVNSNRVAQQTKEAATASSQGQKSALRAVEQMKNIGEVSVKVQSAVDRLAVSSQEISEINDVISGIAEQTNLLALNAAIEAARAGEQGRGFAVVAEEVRKLAEQSQAAAKQIAQRITLNQSHITEAVTAIELSSEDIQSGIEVVNTAGGAFEAIDTLMSMVSSQVAEISTAIQQLAQGSQGIVQAVRSLESITKENMDTSQTVSAATEEQTASIEEIAASSQNLAAMAESLQVSLSKFTV from the coding sequence GTGTTGAAAAGTCTGGCTACAAAATTTGTGTTCTTGATCAGTATTCTTCTCATCATCGTTTGTGGAAGCCTTGGGTTCGTCAGCAATCATTTTTCTTCTCAAGCGGTACTCAAAGAGGTCAATCAATCGTTGGAGATAGTTTCCCGGGAGACGGCGCTGGAACTGAAGAATGACCTGGAAAGACAGCTTGGTTTATTGGAACTCCTCGCCAACCTGGAGGCGATTAAGGACCCGGAAGTGCCCGCGGAAGAAAAAGTAAGGGTTTTGAAAAGTGAAATCCAACGGGCAGGATATATAGATTTGGGGATTGCGGACTTAGCAGGAAACTTAATCAATGGTCAGGGAGTGGCCGGGGTCAATATCGCCGATCAGGACTACTTCAAGGAAGCCATAGCCGGCAAAGCCGTAGCCTCCGATCCCAAAACAAGCAAGGTTGACGACTCCGTAATTACTGCTTATGCGGTCCCCGTCAAACATGACAGCCAAATCATCGGCGCTTTAATTGCCACCCGTGACGGCTATGAGCTGTCCAGGTTTACCCAGTCTATAGAACTGGGCGGATCCAGAGCTATTTTCGTGATCAACGGTCAGGGGACGGCCATTGCCAATGCGGACCTTGAAAAGGTTAAGACCATGGACAATATTTTCAAGAATGCTGAAAAAAACCCCGGACTGGCTGATTTTGCAGCATTGCAAAAGAAAATGGTCGCTGGGGAAGGCGGTGTGGGTTCATATACTTACGGAGGGATAAAAAAATATACAGGATACGCTCCTGTGGAGGGAACAACCTGGTCATTAGCCGTAACTGCTCCACAGAAGGAAGTTATGGCTGGGGTCGATAATCTGAGAAAAATTCTGATTATCTGTTCCTTTGCCTTCTTTCTGATCGGGATCGTTGCCGCTTATGGATTCACCCGCACTATCGTCGGCCCCCTCAACCAGTTAGTGGTTAAAATTCAGGAAGTGGCCAAAGGAAATCTGGCCGTAAAAGATGTGGAAGTCAAGAGCAGAGATGAAGTGGGCCTTGTAGGGGACGCCCTGAACACCATGCTGGGGAGTCTGCGGGACTTGGTAAACACTGCCGGCGATCTGGCCGAACAGGTGGCCGCGTCCTCTCAGGAACTGACCACAGGTGCGGAGCAGCAGGCCAAAGCGGCCAGTGAAGTGGCCAACACCATAACCAATTTAGCCTTGGGGGCGGAAAATCAGGAAAAAAGCGTGGATGAAATAACCGCCTCCGTCGAAGAAAGCTCAGCCACCATAGAACAATTGGCGGTCAACAGCAACAGAGTTGCCCAACAAACAAAGGAAGCGGCGACGGCTTCTTCTCAAGGACAGAAATCGGCGCTGCGGGCTGTGGAACAAATGAAGAATATAGGCGAAGTCTCTGTGAAGGTTCAGAGCGCCGTGGACCGCCTGGCTGTCAGTTCCCAGGAAATCAGTGAAATCAATGATGTGATTTCGGGAATAGCGGAACAAACCAATCTGCTGGCTTTGAATGCGGCTATTGAAGCCGCCAGAGCGGGGGAGCAGGGCCGGGGATTTGCCGTAGTGGCCGAAGAAGTGCGCAAACTGGCCGAACAGTCTCAGGCCGCAGCGAAGCAGATTGCCCAGCGTATCACTCTGAATCAGTCCCATATTACGGAGGCGGTGACGGCGATTGAATTAAGCAGTGAAGATATTCAATCGGGAATAGAAGTGGTCAATACCGCCGGGGGCGCTTTTGAAGCTATCGATACTCTGATGAGCATGGTATCAAGCCAGGTCGCAGAGATTTCAACCGCCATCCAGCAGCTGGCCCAAGGGAGCCAGGGCATCGTTCAAGCCGTCCGCAGTCTGGAGAGCATTACCAAAGAGAATATGGACACCTCCCAAACAGTATCTGCCGCCACCGAAGAGCAGACAGCATCCATCGAGGAAATCGCCGCTTCCAGTCAGAACCTGGCTGCCATGGCGGAAAGTCTGCAGGTAAGTCTCAGCAAATTTACGGTTTAA
- a CDS encoding sigma-54-dependent Fis family transcriptional regulator, whose translation MNVHWRKFLKGELIENGIAPMIYRSWQRSVGYNVNHTEISQNMILTTSQLRELKDAQEDIIRAAESVLPHLGKLLQSANYTVLLGEKKGFILEALGDGPFLTKAQKIHLSPGANWREDIKGTNAIGTALTEDCPIIVSGCEHFVQENHFMSCWAAPIHDLRGEIVGFIDISGETGNHQEQIIGIAILGARLIEQNLRTLDIERQLKFYREGAKLAIDLLKEGFISIDRFGIVTNISPSGASLIGRQRNDIIGKPVAEVFSAPKGWMVNNQALDLHLKNQSGHEIVSSWRRVADESGDFLGAFGTVQLTEPQTAGPVWVGSSPSSQQVMERVYKAAAAPSSLLIQGESGTGKEIVARMIHDFSSFREGPFVALNCAALPSSLLESELFGYADGAFTGSRRGGQPGKFELAHQGTIFLDEIGDMPLTAQVALLRVLQEKEVTRIGGTKPHKVNVRIIAATHKDLKSLVEAKMFRLDLYYRLKVITIELPPLRERLEDIRDLVPYFIQKSCTLNQFACFGIEDNVYPYLYAYSWPGNVRELENCIESMIAMADSHVLTVDDLPWELRQTPDSKRIESPSLLDQQTKQTILAALAQTQGKIAPAARLLGIGRNTLYRKIKEFDISVL comes from the coding sequence ATGAATGTCCATTGGCGAAAATTTCTCAAAGGCGAACTTATTGAGAACGGAATCGCTCCAATGATCTACCGTTCCTGGCAACGGAGCGTAGGCTACAATGTCAATCATACTGAAATCTCTCAAAATATGATCTTAACTACCTCTCAATTACGTGAATTAAAGGACGCTCAGGAAGATATCATCCGCGCCGCTGAATCTGTGCTGCCCCACCTGGGCAAGCTGTTGCAAAGTGCCAACTACACTGTCTTATTAGGTGAAAAAAAAGGCTTCATTTTAGAAGCATTGGGAGATGGTCCGTTTCTGACCAAAGCGCAAAAGATTCATCTTTCTCCCGGGGCGAATTGGCGGGAAGATATCAAAGGGACTAATGCCATAGGAACAGCACTCACTGAGGATTGTCCCATCATAGTCTCCGGCTGTGAGCACTTTGTCCAGGAAAATCATTTCATGTCCTGTTGGGCGGCGCCTATTCATGATCTACGGGGAGAAATTGTTGGGTTTATCGATATAAGCGGTGAAACGGGAAATCATCAGGAGCAGATCATCGGGATTGCCATTTTAGGGGCAAGGCTGATAGAGCAAAATTTGCGCACCTTAGATATTGAGCGTCAGCTTAAATTCTATCGTGAAGGGGCAAAGCTGGCTATCGATCTGCTTAAGGAAGGATTCATTTCCATAGACCGGTTTGGCATAGTTACCAATATCAGCCCCAGTGGGGCATCCCTGATCGGACGCCAGCGCAACGATATTATTGGCAAGCCTGTTGCAGAGGTATTCAGTGCTCCCAAAGGCTGGATGGTTAATAATCAAGCGCTGGATCTTCATTTGAAAAATCAGTCCGGTCATGAGATCGTCTCATCCTGGCGGCGGGTTGCCGATGAGTCGGGAGACTTCCTCGGAGCATTTGGAACGGTGCAGCTCACTGAGCCGCAAACCGCGGGTCCTGTTTGGGTTGGGAGCAGTCCCAGCTCTCAACAGGTTATGGAGCGTGTTTATAAGGCGGCGGCCGCTCCCTCTTCTCTTCTTATTCAAGGGGAAAGCGGGACCGGAAAGGAAATTGTTGCCCGTATGATCCATGACTTCAGCTCCTTCAGAGAGGGTCCCTTTGTAGCTCTTAACTGCGCAGCACTGCCCAGTTCTCTTTTGGAGAGTGAATTATTTGGTTATGCTGACGGAGCTTTTACCGGTTCGCGCCGGGGCGGTCAACCGGGCAAATTTGAATTAGCTCACCAGGGAACGATTTTCCTGGACGAGATTGGCGACATGCCTTTGACGGCACAAGTTGCTCTGCTCCGCGTACTTCAAGAAAAGGAAGTCACCCGAATCGGAGGGACAAAACCACACAAGGTAAATGTTCGGATCATTGCCGCCACCCATAAAGATTTAAAATCTTTGGTCGAGGCCAAGATGTTCCGTTTGGATCTGTACTACCGGCTCAAAGTTATCACGATTGAACTTCCGCCCCTTCGGGAACGGCTGGAGGACATTAGGGACCTGGTTCCCTACTTTATTCAAAAATCCTGCACTCTGAATCAGTTTGCCTGTTTCGGAATCGAGGACAATGTCTATCCCTACCTTTACGCCTACTCCTGGCCGGGAAATGTCCGCGAATTGGAAAACTGCATCGAAAGCATGATTGCCATGGCCGATTCTCATGTCTTAACGGTTGACGATTTACCCTGGGAGCTCAGGCAAACCCCTGACTCCAAAAGGATAGAGAGTCCATCCCTTCTCGATCAGCAAACTAAACAAACGATTTTAGCTGCCCTTGCTCAGACTCAGGGGAAAATTGCTCCGGCAGCGCGGCTGTTAGGAATAGGCCGAAATACTCTGTATAGGAAAATAAAAGAGTTTGATATAAGTGTTCTTTGA
- a CDS encoding iron-containing alcohol dehydrogenase, producing MSIVHQVYGYYMPTVNLMGAGAAKEAGKQAKILGGKTALLVTDAFLNQSGLAQQVAEIIEAEGVKVVIYPGAEPNPTDKNVHDGVAVFEKENCNMIVSLGGGSAHDCAKGVGLVAGNGGNIRDFEGVDKSAKPMVPMIAVNTTAGTASEMTRFCIITDTDRHIKMAIVDWHATPNVSINDPLLMIGKPAPLTAATGMDALTHAVEAYVSTAATPITDSAALMAIKLISKYLRRAVANGQDFEARNQMAYAQFLAGMAFNNASLGYVHAMAHQLGGFYNLPHGVCNAILLPRVSRFNLIGNLERFVDIAEALGEEVKNLSARDAAEKALTAMTALSQDISIPSGLTELGVKEEDLQTMAVNAMKDACSLTNPRLAKLEDIIQIYKNSL from the coding sequence ATGTCTATCGTGCATCAAGTCTATGGCTATTACATGCCAACCGTCAATCTTATGGGGGCGGGTGCCGCCAAGGAGGCTGGAAAACAGGCAAAAATCCTGGGAGGCAAAACAGCTCTTCTAGTGACAGATGCTTTCCTTAATCAGAGCGGACTGGCCCAACAGGTCGCGGAGATTATTGAAGCTGAGGGCGTAAAGGTTGTCATCTATCCTGGAGCGGAACCCAATCCTACCGATAAAAATGTTCATGATGGCGTGGCCGTGTTTGAAAAAGAAAACTGCAATATGATTGTATCACTGGGAGGAGGGTCTGCTCACGACTGTGCCAAAGGTGTGGGTTTGGTTGCCGGAAACGGCGGCAATATCCGTGATTTTGAAGGAGTGGATAAATCCGCAAAACCCATGGTACCGATGATTGCTGTCAACACTACGGCAGGAACAGCCAGTGAGATGACCCGGTTCTGTATTATTACCGATACAGACCGCCATATTAAAATGGCTATTGTGGACTGGCATGCTACCCCCAACGTCTCCATCAATGACCCCTTATTGATGATTGGAAAGCCTGCCCCTCTGACCGCCGCCACCGGTATGGATGCCCTGACTCACGCTGTTGAAGCCTACGTCTCCACTGCCGCTACCCCTATTACTGATTCAGCTGCCTTGATGGCGATTAAGCTCATCAGCAAGTACCTTCGCCGTGCTGTTGCCAACGGCCAGGATTTTGAAGCCCGGAACCAAATGGCCTATGCCCAATTCCTGGCCGGTATGGCCTTTAACAATGCCAGCTTAGGTTATGTTCACGCTATGGCTCATCAGTTAGGCGGCTTCTATAATCTGCCCCATGGTGTTTGCAACGCCATCCTTTTACCTCGTGTATCCCGCTTTAATCTGATTGGAAACCTTGAGCGCTTCGTAGACATTGCCGAAGCTCTGGGTGAGGAAGTAAAGAATTTATCAGCCAGGGATGCCGCAGAAAAGGCTTTGACGGCAATGACAGCCTTATCCCAGGACATCAGCATACCCAGCGGACTCACTGAGCTGGGCGTAAAAGAAGAGGATCTGCAAACCATGGCCGTCAATGCCATGAAAGATGCCTGCAGTCTGACCAACCCGCGCCTAGCCAAGCTGGAAGATATTATCCAGATTTATAAGAACTCTTTATAA
- a CDS encoding helix-turn-helix domain-containing protein: MRLRIRDIREDHDLTQQQVAKYLRCDQSLYSKYERGERDVPLNVMIKLAKFYNTSIDYLVGLTENKRPYR; this comes from the coding sequence ATGCGATTAAGAATACGTGATATTCGTGAAGATCATGATCTAACCCAGCAGCAAGTAGCGAAGTACTTAAGATGCGATCAATCTTTGTACTCCAAATATGAGCGAGGAGAGCGTGATGTTCCTCTAAATGTTATGATTAAGCTCGCAAAATTTTATAACACCAGTATTGACTATTTGGTTGGACTTACAGAAAATAAGCGGCCTTATCGATAA
- a CDS encoding LytR/AlgR family response regulator transcription factor: MLTIGICDDRSLCRQLLQAFIRLYEEETGIIFDIHQFDSGEALLNELNRHALVLDLLFLDNSMKNLTGLETAQRIRQSDSMPTCGIVFVTADDEHEQFMTAQPLHVISKPATRECINTILDKVLAERGHCDRIL; this comes from the coding sequence TTGCTTACTATCGGCATTTGCGACGACAGATCCTTATGTCGCCAGCTATTACAGGCCTTCATTCGTTTATATGAAGAAGAAACTGGGATTATATTTGATATCCACCAGTTTGACAGTGGTGAAGCGCTTCTCAACGAACTTAACAGGCATGCTCTGGTTCTTGACCTCCTTTTTCTTGATAACAGCATGAAAAACCTAACCGGCCTCGAAACCGCTCAACGAATACGACAGTCCGATTCCATGCCAACATGCGGCATCGTGTTTGTAACCGCTGATGATGAGCATGAGCAATTCATGACGGCCCAGCCTCTCCACGTGATAAGCAAGCCGGCTACCCGGGAGTGTATCAATACTATATTAGATAAGGTTCTGGCTGAAAGGGGTCATTGTGATAGGATACTATAA
- a CDS encoding DUF3102 domain-containing protein: MDDLTTERTPLLIATEINMIKQQTGKILLAGAIEVGRRLKEAKELLPHGEWLKWLEESVSYTDRRAQKLMRIFDAYGSQQSPPASAVSPKAGALNSISATSEDQIQKQGSPNLNYTQALLLLGVPEEERFQLMEELDLESMTTRELEKAIQERKQAAAERDQALQANAELQKTVEDRDSRVTHLTKERDGLKEKNEELSREKAKDAAKIEKLNMDLEGQRQSTSAKAIERMGNKLDAAYHKAKANRIAFLYESMVQNFRVLSYELKEFAAKDPETYEVYRDKVVDFLTKGMKEKL; the protein is encoded by the coding sequence ATGGATGATTTGACCACAGAGCGGACGCCGCTCTTAATCGCAACTGAAATTAACATGATTAAACAACAGACCGGGAAAATTCTTCTGGCCGGTGCCATTGAGGTCGGCCGCCGTCTGAAGGAAGCCAAGGAGCTGCTTCCCCACGGGGAATGGCTGAAGTGGCTGGAGGAGTCCGTAAGCTACACAGACAGAAGGGCTCAGAAGTTGATGCGTATCTTCGATGCCTATGGGAGTCAGCAGAGCCCTCCTGCCAGTGCGGTTTCTCCGAAGGCCGGTGCTCTTAATTCTATTTCTGCCACCTCTGAGGACCAAATTCAAAAACAGGGGTCCCCTAATCTGAACTATACTCAGGCCCTCCTTCTTCTGGGTGTTCCGGAAGAGGAACGGTTCCAGCTTATGGAGGAGCTGGATCTGGAGAGCATGACCACCCGCGAGCTGGAAAAGGCAATCCAGGAGCGGAAGCAGGCGGCTGCGGAACGGGACCAGGCCTTACAGGCAAATGCAGAGCTCCAGAAAACCGTGGAGGATCGGGATAGTCGGGTTACCCACCTGACCAAGGAGCGGGATGGCCTGAAGGAGAAGAACGAGGAGTTAAGCAGGGAGAAGGCAAAGGATGCGGCAAAAATTGAAAAGTTGAACATGGATCTGGAAGGTCAAAGACAGAGTACTTCTGCCAAGGCTATAGAGAGAATGGGCAATAAACTTGATGCCGCCTATCACAAGGCTAAGGCTAATCGCATCGCTTTTTTATATGAAAGTATGGTGCAGAATTTCCGGGTGCTGTCTTATGAACTGAAAGAATTCGCAGCCAAGGATCCGGAGACCTATGAAGTGTATAGAGATAAGGTCGTGGACTTTTTAACGAAAGGAATGAAGGAGAAACTGTGA
- a CDS encoding ABC transporter permease yields the protein MKTLFSLTFKSASRDPFLLLWSILLPIGGMVGLGMLIKSPEYPQSIVTGMMAVSILFYAFTTTSFAILAQRRRGVYHLLRVTPLPLWQYVCGLSGAWTLVSFLCALLVLLSGVLVFKLNVSLPSILAMVPIILVATLSYVFFSFVIASLSRTENNVSLLTNLVTMPLLLSSSAFYSLNNAPAFIQAINRWNPFQWLVNGLRSAFDLAWADYFAYMGLTSLVAMAALLLALKTFRYAEV from the coding sequence ATGAAAACATTATTCAGCCTTACCTTCAAATCGGCAAGCCGGGATCCCTTTTTACTGCTATGGTCGATTTTACTGCCCATCGGGGGCATGGTTGGGTTAGGAATGCTGATAAAATCCCCGGAATATCCCCAGAGCATCGTAACCGGGATGATGGCTGTCAGTATTTTGTTTTACGCTTTCACGACCACCTCTTTTGCCATCCTGGCACAACGCCGGAGAGGTGTCTATCATCTGCTGCGGGTGACGCCCCTGCCCCTTTGGCAATATGTATGCGGCCTATCAGGCGCCTGGACTTTGGTTTCTTTCCTGTGTGCACTGCTTGTATTGCTGTCGGGAGTCTTGGTATTTAAACTGAATGTCTCCCTGCCATCCATCCTGGCGATGGTGCCCATCATTTTGGTGGCAACTCTCAGTTATGTTTTCTTTAGCTTTGTCATTGCCAGTCTGAGCCGGACAGAGAACAATGTCAGTCTTCTGACAAACCTTGTTACTATGCCTCTCTTGTTGAGCAGCAGCGCCTTTTACTCCTTGAATAATGCTCCGGCATTCATTCAAGCCATCAACAGATGGAATCCTTTTCAATGGTTGGTCAATGGTTTGCGCAGTGCTTTTGATTTAGCATGGGCCGACTATTTTGCCTATATGGGCCTGACATCGTTAGTGGCGATGGCAGCGCTGCTGCTGGCCTTGAAAACATTTCGCTATGCCGAGGTTTAA